A window of Polaromonas hydrogenivorans contains these coding sequences:
- the fdhF gene encoding formate dehydrogenase subunit alpha translates to MNARAQAAEVALPTVAFTLDHQTIHAFEGETILKAAERHGVRIPRLCYQDGLRPDGNCRACVVEIAGERTLAPSCCRSVTAGMEVQASSERAVKSQKMVLELLLSDMPEQGYKWNEHDESLQHGELSDWAARLKVTVRPELKALRREQPKADLSHPAMAVNLDACIQCNRCVRACREEQVNDVIGFALRGAHSEIVFDLNDPMGESTCVACGECVQACPTGALMPKTQVGSQIVDKKVDSVCPFCGVGCLLTYNVKDNKIVSVDGRDGPANHSRLCVKGRFGFDYAHSPQRLTVPLIRKAGVAKDPQALQHLNRHTADWSEVFREATWDEALALTTGALKNLRDTKGKKSLAGFGSAKGSNEEAYLFQKLVRTGFGSNNVDHCTRLCHASSVAALLEGVGSAAVSNQVHDVENAGLIFVIGSNPTGNHPVAATWMKNAAKKGAKIVLADPRVTDIGRHAWRTLQFKADTDVAMLNALIYTVIDEGLTDQEFISQRVNNYEALKENVKGYSPEAMAPICGIPAHTLREVAREFARAKGAMILWGMGVSQHVHGTDNARCLIALSAVTGQIGKPGSGLHPLRGQNNVQGASDAGLIPMMFPNYQRVTNQAAHGWFENFWGMKLDDQPGYTVVEIMHKILAPDSDPHKIRGMYIMGENPAMSDPDLNHARHALASLEHLVVQDIFMTETAWLADVVLPASAWPEKTGTVTNTDRMVQLGQQAIEPPGDARPDLWIVQQMAAGMGLDWDYAGEHHGVAAVYEEMRQAMHTAIAGITWERLVRESSVTYPCLSEGDPGAPIVFMDHFDTDDGRVHLVPADIIPANERPDAEFPFVLITGRQLEHWHTGSMTRRSEVLDALEPMATASLCGADLLALGLAPGDVATVQSRRGRVAIHVRRDDGTPPGAVFIPFAYYEAAANLMTNAALDPFGKIPEFKYCAVAIRHGGTAPAASGYLAHAASGS, encoded by the coding sequence ATGAACGCACGAGCCCAAGCTGCTGAAGTCGCACTGCCAACCGTCGCCTTCACGCTCGACCATCAAACAATTCACGCCTTCGAGGGCGAAACCATCCTCAAGGCCGCCGAGCGCCATGGCGTGCGGATTCCGCGCCTTTGCTACCAGGACGGCCTGCGCCCCGACGGCAACTGCCGCGCCTGCGTGGTCGAAATCGCGGGCGAGCGCACCCTGGCGCCTAGCTGCTGCCGCAGCGTGACGGCGGGCATGGAGGTGCAGGCCAGCAGCGAGCGCGCCGTGAAGAGCCAGAAGATGGTGCTGGAACTGCTGCTGTCGGACATGCCCGAACAAGGCTACAAATGGAATGAGCACGACGAGTCGCTGCAGCACGGCGAACTCAGCGACTGGGCGGCGCGCCTGAAGGTCACCGTGCGCCCCGAACTCAAGGCCCTGCGCCGCGAGCAGCCCAAGGCCGATTTGTCCCATCCCGCCATGGCCGTGAACCTCGACGCCTGCATCCAGTGCAATCGCTGCGTGCGCGCCTGCCGCGAGGAACAGGTCAACGACGTGATCGGCTTTGCCCTGCGCGGCGCGCACAGCGAAATCGTGTTCGACCTGAACGACCCGATGGGCGAGAGCACCTGCGTGGCCTGCGGCGAATGCGTGCAGGCCTGCCCGACCGGCGCGCTGATGCCAAAGACCCAGGTCGGCTCGCAAATCGTCGATAAAAAGGTCGATTCGGTCTGCCCGTTCTGCGGCGTCGGCTGCCTGCTGACCTACAACGTCAAGGACAACAAAATAGTGAGCGTCGATGGCCGCGACGGCCCGGCCAACCATTCGCGGCTGTGCGTCAAGGGCCGCTTCGGCTTTGACTACGCGCACAGCCCGCAGCGGCTGACGGTGCCGCTGATCCGCAAGGCCGGCGTGGCCAAGGACCCGCAAGCGCTGCAGCATCTCAACCGCCACACGGCCGACTGGTCGGAGGTGTTCCGCGAAGCGACCTGGGACGAAGCGCTGGCGCTGACCACCGGCGCGCTGAAAAACCTGCGCGACACCAAGGGCAAAAAGTCGCTGGCCGGTTTTGGCTCGGCCAAGGGCAGCAATGAAGAGGCCTACCTGTTCCAGAAACTGGTGCGCACCGGCTTCGGCAGCAACAACGTGGACCATTGCACCCGGCTGTGCCATGCGTCGAGCGTGGCGGCGCTGTTAGAGGGCGTGGGCTCGGCGGCGGTCAGCAACCAGGTGCACGACGTGGAAAACGCGGGTCTGATTTTTGTCATCGGCTCGAACCCGACGGGCAACCATCCGGTGGCGGCGACCTGGATGAAGAACGCCGCAAAAAAGGGCGCGAAGATCGTGCTGGCCGACCCGCGCGTCACCGACATCGGCCGGCACGCCTGGCGCACGCTGCAGTTCAAGGCCGACACCGACGTGGCGATGCTCAATGCGCTGATCTACACGGTGATCGACGAGGGGCTGACGGACCAGGAATTCATCAGCCAGCGGGTCAACAACTACGAAGCCTTGAAGGAAAACGTCAAGGGCTACAGCCCCGAGGCCATGGCGCCGATCTGCGGCATCCCGGCGCACACGCTGCGCGAGGTGGCGCGTGAATTCGCCAGGGCCAAAGGCGCGATGATCCTGTGGGGCATGGGCGTGAGCCAGCATGTCCACGGCACCGACAACGCGCGCTGCCTGATCGCGCTGAGCGCCGTCACCGGCCAGATCGGCAAGCCCGGCTCGGGCCTGCATCCGCTGCGCGGCCAGAACAATGTGCAGGGTGCCAGCGACGCCGGCCTGATCCCGATGATGTTCCCGAACTACCAGCGCGTGACCAACCAGGCCGCGCACGGCTGGTTCGAAAATTTCTGGGGCATGAAGCTGGACGACCAGCCCGGCTATACGGTGGTGGAAATCATGCACAAAATCCTCGCACCAGACAGCGACCCGCACAAGATTCGCGGCATGTACATCATGGGCGAGAACCCGGCCATGAGTGACCCAGACCTGAACCATGCGCGCCACGCGCTGGCCAGCCTGGAGCACCTGGTGGTGCAGGACATCTTCATGACCGAAACCGCCTGGCTGGCCGATGTGGTGCTGCCCGCCAGCGCCTGGCCCGAGAAAACCGGCACCGTCACCAACACCGACCGCATGGTGCAGCTCGGCCAGCAGGCGATTGAGCCGCCCGGCGACGCTAGGCCGGACCTGTGGATCGTCCAGCAGATGGCCGCCGGCATGGGGCTGGACTGGGATTACGCGGGTGAGCACCACGGCGTCGCGGCGGTCTATGAGGAAATGCGCCAGGCCATGCACACGGCCATTGCAGGCATCACCTGGGAACGCTTGGTGCGCGAATCAAGCGTGACCTACCCGTGCCTGAGCGAGGGCGACCCCGGCGCGCCGATTGTGTTCATGGACCATTTCGACACCGACGACGGCCGCGTGCACCTGGTACCGGCCGACATCATTCCGGCCAACGAGCGGCCAGACGCCGAATTTCCCTTCGTGCTGATCACCGGCCGGCAGCTGGAGCACTGGCACACCGGCAGCATGACGCGGCGCTCGGAAGTGCTCGATGCGCTGGAGCCGATGGCCACGGCCTCGCTGTGCGGCGCTGACCTGCTCGCGCTGGGGCTGGCGCCGGGCGATGTGGCCACGGTGCAGTCGCGCCGGGGGCGGGTGGCGATCCATGTGCGCCGCGACGACGGCACGCCGCCGGGCGCGGTGTTCATCCCGTTTGCCTACTACGAGGCGGCGGCGAACCTGATGACCAATGCCGCGCTCGACCCGTTCGGGAAAATCCCGGAATTCAAGTACTGCGCGGTGGCGATACGGCATGGTGGAACGGCGCCGGCGGCTTCGGGTTACCTGGCCCACGCGGCCAGCGGCAGCTGA
- a CDS encoding NADH-ubiquinone oxidoreductase-F iron-sulfur binding region domain-containing protein translates to MNPSSQSPDIPAVRIATVDQLRDRIRRKSKLKGRQADDASLEEVRALIGVRPADGHRRDLLIEHLHRLNDAYRCLHDRHLVALAKEMNIPMAEVYEVATFYHHFEVVKGDDAAPGLTVRVCDGLSCEMAGAQDLLARLPALLGAPDVRVIAAPCLGRCEQAPVAVVHQTPVPFATPESVVHASNSAFAHYPRAQEAINFVASDWAEKSIPELPGHTDYATYRAHGGYALAASLVNGEEDAERVLHAMENSGLRGLGGAGFPAGRKWRIVQGQSAPRLMAVNIDEGEPGTFKDRVYLERDPHRFLEGVLVAAQVVGIEACYIYLRDEYHDCRAMLQAEIAKLQADPPCPLPLIELRRGAGAYICGEESAMIESIEGKRGEPRMRPPYIAQVGLFGRPTLEHNFETLYWVRDIVQKGPQWFSGFGRNGRKGLRSFSVSGRVKQPGVKLAPAGITLLELIDEYCGGMADGHTLYAYLPGGASGGIFPASHANVPLDFDTLQPHGGFIGSAAVIVLGQHDKARDAALNMMRFFANESCGQCTPCRVGTAKAAKLMEAPRWDNATLEDLNIVMTDASICGLGQAAPNPVRCVQKYFAHEVV, encoded by the coding sequence ATGAATCCCTCCAGCCAGAGTCCAGACATTCCCGCCGTCCGAATCGCCACGGTGGACCAGCTGCGCGACCGCATCCGCCGCAAGAGCAAGCTCAAGGGCCGGCAGGCCGACGACGCATCGCTTGAAGAAGTTCGCGCGCTGATTGGCGTGCGCCCGGCAGACGGCCACCGCCGCGACCTGCTGATCGAGCATCTGCACCGGCTCAACGACGCGTACCGTTGCCTGCACGACCGCCACCTGGTCGCGCTGGCGAAAGAGATGAACATCCCCATGGCCGAGGTGTACGAAGTCGCGACGTTCTATCACCACTTCGAAGTCGTCAAGGGCGACGACGCCGCGCCCGGCCTGACAGTGCGCGTGTGCGACGGGCTGAGCTGCGAGATGGCCGGCGCGCAGGATTTGCTGGCGCGCCTGCCGGCCTTGCTGGGCGCGCCCGATGTGCGGGTGATTGCCGCGCCGTGCCTGGGCCGCTGCGAACAGGCGCCGGTGGCGGTGGTGCATCAGACGCCGGTGCCGTTTGCCACGCCGGAATCCGTGGTTCATGCATCAAATAGTGCTTTTGCGCACTACCCACGGGCGCAAGAAGCTATTAATTTTGTAGCGTCTGATTGGGCGGAAAAAAGCATTCCCGAGCTGCCCGGCCATACCGATTACGCCACCTACCGCGCCCACGGCGGCTATGCGCTGGCGGCGTCGCTGGTGAATGGGGAAGAGGACGCCGAGCGCGTCCTTCACGCCATGGAGAATTCCGGCCTGCGCGGTCTGGGCGGCGCGGGTTTCCCGGCGGGGCGCAAATGGCGCATCGTGCAGGGCCAGAGCGCGCCGCGCCTGATGGCGGTGAACATCGACGAAGGCGAGCCCGGCACCTTCAAGGACCGGGTTTACCTGGAGCGCGACCCGCACCGCTTCCTCGAAGGCGTGCTGGTCGCCGCGCAGGTGGTGGGCATCGAGGCCTGCTACATCTATTTGCGCGACGAATACCACGATTGCCGCGCGATGCTGCAGGCCGAAATCGCCAAGCTGCAGGCCGACCCGCCGTGCCCGCTGCCGCTAATCGAGTTGCGCCGGGGCGCCGGCGCCTACATCTGCGGCGAAGAATCCGCCATGATCGAAAGCATCGAAGGCAAGCGCGGCGAGCCCCGGATGCGGCCGCCCTACATCGCGCAAGTCGGCCTGTTTGGCCGGCCGACGCTGGAGCACAACTTCGAAACCCTGTACTGGGTGCGCGACATCGTGCAAAAAGGCCCGCAGTGGTTCAGCGGCTTTGGCCGCAATGGCCGCAAGGGGCTGCGCAGCTTCAGCGTCAGCGGGCGGGTGAAGCAGCCGGGCGTCAAGCTGGCGCCGGCCGGCATCACGTTGCTGGAATTGATTGACGAGTATTGCGGCGGCATGGCGGACGGCCACACGCTCTATGCCTATTTGCCGGGCGGCGCGTCGGGCGGGATTTTTCCGGCCAGCCATGCCAATGTGCCGCTGGACTTCGACACCCTGCAGCCGCACGGCGGTTTCATCGGCTCGGCCGCCGTCATCGTGCTCGGCCAGCATGATAAGGCGCGCGACGCGGCGCTGAACATGATGCGGTTTTTTGCGAACGAGAGCTGCGGCCAGTGCACGCCGTGCCGCGTCGGCACGGCGAAGGCTGCGAAGCTGATGGAAGCGCCCCGCTGGGACAACGCCACGCTGGAAGACTTGAATATTGTGATGACCGATGCGTCGATTTGCGGCCTGGGTCAGGCGGCGCCCAACCCGGTGCGCTGCGTCCAGAAATATTTTGCCCATGAGGTGGTTTGA
- a CDS encoding class I SAM-dependent methyltransferase, whose amino-acid sequence MKQRPVSDAWERGDPYEQYVGRWSRQVAPLFLNWLGVPAGRRWLDVGCGTGALCAAIVDACSASSLDGVDPSEGFLASARRQLAGRATLHCASATALPLGNASVDVVVSGLVLNFIADPAVALAEMARVTAPGGVIGAYVWDYAGKMELMRYFWDAAVSLDAGVMPMDEGVRFPLCRPEALTERFAGAGLEHIEVTAIDIPMPFASFDDYWRPFLGGQGPAPAYAMSLDEAARVRLRETLKARIPVLPDGSIPMMARAWAIRARVAA is encoded by the coding sequence ATGAAGCAGAGACCCGTGTCGGACGCGTGGGAGCGGGGTGATCCCTATGAGCAGTATGTTGGCCGGTGGAGCCGCCAGGTCGCCCCCTTGTTTTTGAACTGGCTGGGCGTCCCGGCCGGTCGCAGGTGGCTCGATGTCGGTTGCGGGACAGGCGCGCTCTGCGCTGCCATTGTGGATGCCTGCTCCGCGTCGTCGCTTGACGGCGTCGATCCTTCGGAGGGGTTTCTTGCATCCGCACGGCGCCAGCTCGCCGGCCGCGCAACGCTTCATTGCGCCAGCGCCACGGCCCTGCCCCTGGGGAATGCATCGGTCGATGTGGTCGTCTCGGGCCTGGTGCTCAACTTCATTGCAGATCCAGCTGTCGCGCTTGCCGAGATGGCCAGGGTCACGGCTCCAGGCGGAGTCATTGGGGCCTATGTCTGGGACTACGCTGGAAAGATGGAACTCATGCGCTACTTTTGGGATGCGGCCGTCTCGCTTGACGCCGGCGTCATGCCGATGGACGAGGGCGTGCGCTTCCCGCTGTGCCGGCCGGAGGCGCTCACCGAACGCTTCGCCGGTGCCGGGCTGGAACACATCGAGGTCACGGCCATCGACATTCCGATGCCGTTCGCGAGTTTTGACGATTACTGGCGGCCATTCCTGGGCGGCCAGGGGCCTGCCCCGGCCTATGCCATGTCGCTCGATGAAGCCGCGCGGGTGCGCCTGCGGGAAACCCTCAAGGCGCGAATCCCCGTGCTTCCTGACGGGTCGATCCCGATGATGGCAAGGGCCTGGGCCATCCGCGCACGGGTGGCGGCGTAG
- a CDS encoding type II toxin-antitoxin system Phd/YefM family antitoxin, with protein sequence MEATKVGIRGFRAGMAEFIAFSTPVAVTRHGQTVGYFIPTQGQADADIVALKKASKTLDWLLAAHSVSAEEVVAEFKTVRKQASPRNKKPKATAA encoded by the coding sequence ATGGAAGCAACCAAAGTAGGCATTCGGGGATTTCGGGCTGGCATGGCTGAGTTCATTGCTTTCAGCACGCCTGTGGCTGTGACGCGCCACGGTCAAACGGTCGGCTATTTCATCCCCACGCAAGGTCAGGCCGACGCGGATATCGTGGCATTGAAGAAAGCCAGCAAGACGCTGGACTGGCTGCTCGCCGCGCACAGTGTCAGCGCCGAAGAAGTGGTGGCCGAATTCAAAACGGTCCGCAAACAGGCCAGTCCACGCAACAAAAAGCCCAAAGCCACGGCGGCATGA
- a CDS encoding IS110 family transposase, protein MAIVTVGIDLAKNVFAVHGVDESGKAALVRPEVARSKLLELVANLPACLIGMEACSGAHHWAREFAKFGHTVRLMAPKFVAPYRMSGRRGKNDAADAAAICEAVTRPNMRFVPVKSIEQQSRLFVHRARQGYVEERTALINRIRGLLSELGIVLPLKAATVRREAHKHLEDLPGWCNTVVGDALSELTHLDERIGQYDKYIAQAAAEDQQSRQLMQLSGIGPTTASAIVATVGKGHDFACGRQFCAWLGLVPGQYSSGGKQRLGRITKAGDRYLRTLLILGGKAVLAAAKNKTDPVSRWALKVQERRGYWRAVVAIAAKNARMCWAMLQRGDAFKLPA, encoded by the coding sequence ATGGCTATCGTAACGGTTGGAATTGATCTGGCAAAGAACGTCTTTGCGGTGCATGGCGTGGATGAGTCTGGTAAAGCTGCATTGGTGCGCCCCGAGGTGGCGCGCAGCAAACTACTCGAACTGGTGGCCAATCTGCCCGCCTGCCTGATTGGCATGGAAGCGTGCAGCGGCGCCCACCACTGGGCACGCGAATTTGCCAAGTTCGGCCACACCGTGCGCCTGATGGCGCCCAAGTTCGTGGCCCCCTACCGCATGAGCGGCAGGCGCGGCAAGAACGATGCGGCCGATGCTGCCGCTATATGCGAAGCCGTCACTCGGCCCAACATGCGTTTTGTCCCTGTCAAGAGCATCGAGCAGCAGTCGCGCCTGTTCGTGCATCGCGCCCGCCAGGGCTATGTGGAGGAGCGCACCGCGCTGATCAACCGCATCCGTGGCCTGCTCTCTGAGTTGGGTATCGTGCTGCCGCTCAAGGCCGCTACGGTGCGCCGGGAAGCGCACAAGCATCTGGAGGACTTGCCGGGCTGGTGCAACACCGTGGTGGGAGATGCCTTGAGCGAACTCACTCACCTGGATGAACGCATCGGCCAATACGACAAGTACATCGCCCAGGCAGCAGCCGAGGACCAGCAGTCCCGGCAATTGATGCAGCTCAGCGGCATCGGCCCGACGACGGCCAGCGCCATTGTGGCCACCGTGGGCAAAGGCCACGATTTTGCCTGCGGACGCCAGTTCTGTGCCTGGCTGGGCCTGGTGCCGGGGCAATACAGCTCAGGCGGCAAGCAGCGCCTGGGGCGCATCACCAAGGCGGGGGACCGCTACCTGCGCACTCTGCTGATTCTGGGCGGCAAGGCGGTGCTGGCGGCTGCGAAGAACAAGACGGACCCGGTGAGCCGCTGGGCGCTAAAGGTGCAGGAGCGCCGGGGTTACTGGAGAGCGGTGGTGGCCATTGCGGCCAAGAACGCCCGGATGTGCTGGGCCATGCTGCAGCGCGGGGATGCGTTCAAGCTGCCTGCGTAA
- a CDS encoding LysR family transcriptional regulator produces MNLLTSLRYLVALSEHRHFARAALACHITQPALSNALRALEKEFGTPIVKRARSYAGLTPEGEQVLGAARRMLHEHALLQQELASSADNPKGRLQLGVVPTAVPVAARFAAMLQAAHPGIAPVVRALSSQEIEEGLENLSLDMALGFTGRVKKGGPFAVLPQYGEHYFLVRRLQPSAGVSGSSLRLGAAMRWADAAQLPLCLLTPEMHNRSLVDQAFAQAGSVVQPVMETNSVLTLALSVLAGDVCSVLPGALVGAVRSQGELEALPLVEPEMVTPVGFIYLGKARPSRALEAALGLARDDRWLREVARHSGALGD; encoded by the coding sequence ATGAACCTGCTGACCTCCCTTCGCTACCTCGTCGCCCTGAGCGAGCACCGGCATTTCGCGCGGGCGGCTCTTGCCTGCCACATCACCCAGCCGGCGCTGTCGAATGCCTTGCGGGCGCTGGAAAAAGAGTTCGGCACGCCCATCGTCAAGCGCGCCCGCAGCTACGCCGGCCTGACGCCCGAGGGCGAGCAGGTGCTTGGCGCCGCCCGGCGCATGCTGCACGAACATGCGCTGCTGCAGCAAGAACTCGCCAGCAGCGCCGATAATCCCAAGGGCCGTTTGCAGCTGGGCGTGGTGCCGACCGCCGTTCCGGTGGCCGCACGCTTTGCCGCCATGCTGCAGGCCGCGCATCCGGGCATTGCCCCGGTGGTGCGCGCCCTGAGTTCGCAGGAAATCGAGGAAGGCCTGGAAAACCTGTCGCTCGACATGGCGCTGGGCTTTACCGGCCGGGTGAAAAAAGGCGGGCCGTTTGCCGTGCTGCCGCAATACGGCGAGCATTATTTCCTGGTGCGCCGCTTGCAACCATCGGCCGGCGTTTCAGGCTCGTCCTTGCGCTTGGGCGCGGCGATGCGCTGGGCTGACGCCGCGCAACTACCGCTGTGCCTGCTGACGCCCGAGATGCATAACCGCAGCCTCGTCGATCAGGCGTTTGCCCAAGCCGGCAGCGTGGTGCAGCCGGTGATGGAAACCAATTCGGTGCTGACGCTGGCCCTGAGCGTGCTGGCCGGCGATGTCTGCAGCGTGCTGCCCGGCGCGCTGGTCGGTGCGGTGCGCAGCCAGGGCGAACTGGAAGCGCTGCCGCTGGTCGAGCCGGAAATGGTGACGCCTGTCGGGTTTATCTATCTTGGAAAGGCTCGGCCTTCACGGGCGCTGGAGGCTGCGCTGGGGCTGGCGCGGGATGATCGCTGGCTGCGGGAGGTGGCGCGGCATAGCGGGGCGCTGGGGGATTGA